The DNA region CTTTTGGTGCCTCATTATTTAAAAACTCGATTACCTCTGGCCTCATAATATCAGCGGTAATCTCAAATTGGAACACGGTTCCAGGAAGATGCTCATCAATTAAAAATCGGAACATTTCCATTGCATAGCTTCTGCTGATATTAAAAGTTCTATCAACGAACTTTAACGTTTTTGCCCCATTCGCCATTAAATAACGAATATCATCCTTAATTTTTTCTCTATCAAAATAGCGTACCCCTACTTCTATAGATGAAAGACAAAATTGACAGCTGAATGGACAACCACGGCTTGTTTCAATATAAGTCACTCGTTTTCCTAGATGAACAAGGTCTTCAGTAAAACGGTAAGGAGAGGGTAGCTCCTTCAGGTCTAGCTTATTCATTTGTGGAGTTATCTTTACATGATCCTTCTCACGGTAGGCAATTCCATGGACATTTTTAAAATTATCTTTATCTTTAAGTTCAAAAAGTAGCTGTTTAAAGGTTTTTTCGCCTTCACCAAGTACGATGTAATCAACGTTTGGAACTTTCTTCATCCATTCAACCGTATCGTAGCTGACCTCAGGACCGCCAAAGACAATCTGAATCGACTTGTCGATCTTTTTAAGCATATTAACAACCTTTATCGTTTCTTCGATATTCCAAATATAACAACTAAAGCCAATAACAGTTGGTTTTTGTTGATAGAGATCCGTCACGATATTTATAATTGGATCCTTAATCGTGTATTCCTTCAAATTAATATCAAATTCTGGAGAAGCGTACGCTTTTAAATAGCGAATGGCAAGGTTAGTATGTATATATTTAGCATTTAACGTACAACAAATAACATTCATCAAAAAACTCCTTTGTCAATTTAAAACAATATTCTATTATATCCCATTTTCGGCAAAAACGGTAGTTTTGAGACATCGGTAAACAAAAGGTATTGAATAATCGACCTCCTGTTATACTACAGTAATTCCTCTGTTGTATTTTGATAAGACGGAAAGAAAGTCTTTAAAATTAACAGTTTAAGAAAAAATAGTAAATGTGTTTCACAGTTTTTCTAGCTGTGTTTAACTTTTGTCACAGCGCTAAAGAAATAAATCTACTACAATATATCTGGGGTAATTAAATTATAACAATTTATTGAACAAAAATTGGGGGGAGAATATGTCTATTTTACCGAAAAAAAATGAACTTGGATTTTTTGAAATCCGTCTAGAATCTATTGGTGGCCTGGGAGCTAACCTTGCAGGAAAAATGTTGGCAGAAGCTGGAGTATTTAGTCTTGGCTTAAAAGGGTCAAATTTTTCATCGTATGGTTCTGAAAAGAAAGGGTCTCCAGTAAAGAGTTTCGTGCGTTTTTGTGAACCAGATGTAGAAATTAGGGATCATAGCCCGATTGAACAACCACATATCGTTGGAGTTTTCCATGAAGCACTATATAGAACCGTGAATGTCGTCAGTGGCCTGGATGCTGATGGGATTGTCCTCGTAAACTCGGCAAGAGAATTTGATGATGTTAAAAGAGATTTACAGCTAGAGTACGGTACACTGGCAATCGTTGATGCCCTGTCAATTGCTGTTGAAGAAAAGACAAAAGTAAATACGGCAATGCTAGGTGCTTTATATCGTATTTGCGATTTCTTAAATCCGGAATCGATGAGAGATGTTATTCGGAAAACATTTACAAAAAAATATCCACATCTTGTGGAACCAAATATTCGCACCTTTGACCGCGGATATAATGAGGTTCAATTTAAAACCTATGAAGTACCTGAAGGGGCTAAAGGGAAAGCGTTTACACGTCCTTTGCCGATGCTTGGCTACTTGACCCAGGAAATCGGAGGTGTCATGGTATCTCAAGCAAATAGTATTTTTAAAGATTTGAGCGGCTCTCGGCAAGGATTCCTTCCCGAGTTCAAGCAAGATAAATGTATTCACTGCGCAGCATGTGATAATGTTTGTCCAGACTTTTGCTTCGTTTGGGAAGAAGGAGAGGATAAGCGCGGCAGGAAGCAAATGTTCCTTAAAGGGATTGATTATCAATATTGTAAAGGTTGCCTGAAATGCGTTGAAGCCTGTCCGACTGATGCACTTGGCGAACTTCGTGAA from Neobacillus sp. FSL H8-0543 includes:
- a CDS encoding 2-oxoacid:acceptor oxidoreductase family protein — encoded protein: MSILPKKNELGFFEIRLESIGGLGANLAGKMLAEAGVFSLGLKGSNFSSYGSEKKGSPVKSFVRFCEPDVEIRDHSPIEQPHIVGVFHEALYRTVNVVSGLDADGIVLVNSAREFDDVKRDLQLEYGTLAIVDALSIAVEEKTKVNTAMLGALYRICDFLNPESMRDVIRKTFTKKYPHLVEPNIRTFDRGYNEVQFKTYEVPEGAKGKAFTRPLPMLGYLTQEIGGVMVSQANSIFKDLSGSRQGFLPEFKQDKCIHCAACDNVCPDFCFVWEEGEDKRGRKQMFLKGIDYQYCKGCLKCVEACPTDALGELREMLGYADENRMKQNFPYISGGAL